The Gemella haemolysans genome includes a region encoding these proteins:
- a CDS encoding co-chaperone GroES, which translates to MIKPLFDNVLLKKVEEEKATTSGIVLASKEETSNIAVVVALGESCLLSKDNEGELTAGSKVVFSDNYKKVNFKNEEYFLVNEEEVLAVIED; encoded by the coding sequence ATGATTAAACCATTATTTGATAATGTATTATTAAAAAAAGTAGAAGAAGAAAAAGCAACGACTAGCGGAATAGTATTAGCTTCAAAAGAAGAGACTTCAAATATTGCAGTAGTTGTTGCTTTAGGAGAAAGTTGTTTATTATCTAAGGACAATGAAGGTGAACTGACTGCTGGAAGTAAAGTTGTATTTTCAGATAACTATAAAAAGGTAAATTTTAAAAACGAAGAGTACTTCTTAGTTAATGAAGAAGAAGTTTTAGCTGTTATTGAAGATTAA